A single genomic interval of Rhododendron vialii isolate Sample 1 chromosome 3a, ASM3025357v1 harbors:
- the LOC131321411 gene encoding protein DETOXIFICATION 21-like has protein sequence MDPDIHENLLTNGKGQKGVPSEEKLKDRLWSENKKMWVVAGPAIFTRCSTFGINVISQAFVGHIGATELAGYALVATVFLRFANGILLGMASGLETLCGQAYGANQLHMLGVYLQRSWIVLFTCSLFLVPLFCLTTPILKALGQDEAIAEEAGVIALWFIPVVFSFIPSFTCQMFLQTQSKNMIISYLAFCSLSIHIFLSWLLTVRYKFGIPGAMISTILAYWLPNMGQLSFVLCGGCRDTWKGFSFLAFKDLWPVIKLSLSSGVMLCLELWYNTVLILLTGNMENAEVEIDALSICLNINGWEMMLAFGFMAAASVRVSNELGRGNSKAAKFSIVNIVLTSFVIGFTLFIFFLFFRGRLAYIFTDSSEVAAAVAELSPLLACSILMNSVQPVLSGIAIGAGWQSIVAYVNITCYYLVGVPVGVVLGYVFHMQVKGVWIGMLFGTFVQTIVLIIITCKTDWDNQVSVALKRVNRWFVEAEEPSANQQGV, from the exons ATGGATCCTGATATTCATGAGAATCTATTGACGAATGGTAAAGGACAAAAGGGTGTTCCtagtgaggaaaagctgaaggaCAGGTTATGGAGTGAGAACAAGAAAATGTGGGTGGTGGCTGGTCCGGCTATATTCACTagatgttcaaccttcggtatTAATGTCATTAGCCAGGCATTTGTTGGGCACATTGGAGCTACAGAGCTTGCTGGATATGCTCTTGTTGCAACTGTCTTCCTGAGGTTTGCTAATGGTATCCTG TTGGGAATGGCTAGTGGATTAGAGACTCTATGTGGGCAAGCGTATGGTGCAAATCAACTCCACATGCTAGGCGTGTATCTTCAAAGGTCCTGGATTGTCCTATTCACATGCTCGCTTTTCCTTGTCCCTTTGTTCTGCTTGACCACTCCGATTTTGAAAGCTTTAGGCCAAGATGAAGCCATTGCAGAAGAGGCAGGCGTAATTGCTCTCTGGTTTATCCCTGTGGTGTTCTCCTTCATTCCATCCTTCACCTGCCAGATGTTCCTACAGACTCAGAGCAAGAACATGATTATTTCATACTTGGCATTTTGTTCACTTTCAATCCATATCTTTCTCTCATGGCTTTTGACAGTGAGATACAAATTTGGTATTCCTGGGGCCATGATATCTACCATTTTAGCATATTGGCTTCCTAATATGGGCCagctttcctttgttttgtgtGGAGGGTGCCGAGACACGTGGAAGGGTTTCTCATTCTTGGCTTTCAAGGATCTGTGGCCAGTCATCAAGCTTTCTTTATCATCTGGTGTCATGCTTTG TCTGGAACTATGGTACAACACAGTCCTGATTCTTCTAACGGGAAACATGGAGAATGCTGAGGTTGAAATAGATGCTCTCTCTATTTG CCTCAATATTAATGGTTGGGAAATGATGTTAGCTTTTGGTTTCATGGCTGCAGCTAG CGTACGGGTCTCAAATGAACTTGGAAGAGGGAACTCAAAAGCTGCAAAATTCTCAATCGTGAACATAGTGCTAACATCATTTGTCATCGGATTCACGTTATTCATTTTCTTCCTGTTCTTTCGGGGCCGCCTAGCTTACATATTCACAGATAGCAGTGAGGTGGCTGCTGCAGTTGCAGAATTATCGCCTCTTTTGGCATGCTCCATTCTTATGAACAGTGTTCAGCCTGTTCTTTCTG GTATTGCTATTGGGGCTGGCTGGCAAAGCATTGTCGCATATGTTAACATTACATGCTATTACCTAGTAGGGGTTCCAGTGGGAGTAGTGCTCGGTTATGTGTTCCATATGCAGGTCAAA GGCGTCTGGATTGGTATGTTGTTTGGCACATTCGTTCAAACTATTGTGCTCATCATAATCACTTGCAAAACTGATTGGGATAATCAG GTATCCGTAGCTCTTAAACGAGTTAACAGGTGGTTTGTGGAAGCTGAGGAACCCAGTGCTAATCAACAAGGTGTTTGA